Proteins encoded within one genomic window of Flavobacterium oreochromis:
- the glmM gene encoding phosphoglucosamine mutase: protein MTLIKSISGIRGTIGGNVGDNLTPVDAVKFASAYGTFLKQNISKNKLKVCIGRDARISGPMIHNLVVNTLIGLGIDVIDLGLSTTPTVEVAVPLEQADGGIILTASHNPKQWNALKLLNAKGEFLSGADGAKILEIAEQEAFDFSDVDSLGEITENNAYMDIHIDEVLKLPLVDVEAVAKKKFKVVVDGVNSSGGIIIPKLLEQMGVEVVKLYCEPNGHFPHNPEPLKEHLGDICKLVVEEKADFGIVVDPDVDRLAFISNDGEMFGEEYTLVAVADYVLSKTPGNTVSNMSSSRALRDITEKHNGTYQASAVGEVNVVELMKATQAIIGGEGNGGIIYPEIHYGRDALVGVALFLTHLANQDNTVAQMRADFPQYFMSKNKIELTPLIDVDGVMSQIAEKYATENLSTIDGVKIDFPTEWVHLRKSNTEPIIRIYTEAPSQKEADILAERFVNELKQLAGV from the coding sequence ATGACTTTAATAAAATCAATATCAGGTATTAGAGGAACCATAGGTGGAAATGTGGGTGATAATTTAACGCCTGTAGATGCAGTAAAATTTGCTTCTGCTTATGGAACTTTTTTAAAACAAAATATATCAAAAAATAAATTAAAAGTTTGTATCGGTCGTGATGCACGTATTTCAGGACCTATGATTCATAACCTAGTTGTTAATACTTTAATAGGTTTAGGAATAGACGTAATTGATTTAGGATTATCTACTACACCAACAGTTGAGGTTGCAGTGCCATTAGAACAAGCAGATGGAGGTATTATCTTAACTGCCTCTCATAATCCGAAACAATGGAATGCGTTGAAATTATTAAATGCTAAAGGTGAGTTTTTAAGTGGTGCTGATGGTGCTAAAATTTTAGAAATAGCAGAACAAGAAGCCTTTGATTTTTCAGATGTTGATTCATTAGGTGAAATTACAGAAAATAATGCCTATATGGATATTCATATTGATGAGGTGTTAAAATTGCCCTTAGTAGATGTTGAAGCAGTAGCAAAGAAAAAATTTAAAGTTGTAGTAGATGGAGTTAATTCTTCTGGAGGAATTATTATTCCTAAGTTATTAGAACAAATGGGAGTGGAGGTCGTTAAGTTGTATTGCGAACCTAATGGACATTTTCCACACAATCCAGAACCTTTAAAAGAACATTTGGGTGATATCTGTAAATTAGTAGTAGAAGAAAAAGCTGATTTCGGAATCGTTGTTGACCCAGATGTAGATCGTTTAGCGTTTATTTCTAATGACGGAGAAATGTTTGGTGAAGAATATACATTAGTTGCTGTTGCAGATTATGTGTTGAGTAAAACCCCTGGTAATACAGTCTCTAATATGTCTTCGTCTCGTGCATTAAGAGATATTACTGAAAAACATAATGGTACTTATCAAGCTAGTGCAGTAGGAGAGGTTAATGTAGTAGAATTAATGAAAGCTACTCAAGCTATCATAGGAGGTGAGGGTAACGGAGGTATTATTTATCCTGAAATTCACTATGGACGAGATGCTTTAGTAGGTGTTGCATTATTCTTAACTCATTTAGCTAATCAAGATAACACCGTAGCTCAGATGCGTGCGGATTTTCCACAATATTTTATGAGTAAAAATAAAATTGAATTAACCCCTTTAATAGATGTTGATGGAGTTATGAGTCAAATTGCGGAAAAATATGCAACTGAAAATTTATCTACTATTGATGGTGTTAAAATTGATTTTCCAACAGAATGGGTACATTTAAGAAAATCAAATACGGAACCTATCATTCGTATTTATACTGAGGCACCATCACAAAAAGAAGCAGATATTTTAGCTGAACGTTTCGTAAATGAATTAAAACAATTAGCAGGAGTTTAA
- a CDS encoding fluoride efflux transporter FluC, which produces MGYFEKQSYDTSEFRYFLITGICGGFTTFSTFSNENIQLLQNNQTGMAFLYTFLSITIGFGMTYFGIYLMKS; this is translated from the coding sequence TTGGGCTATTTTGAAAAACAATCGTATGACACGAGTGAATTCAGGTATTTTTTAATTACTGGAATTTGTGGTGGATTTACAACTTTTTCTACCTTTTCCAATGAAAACATTCAACTATTACAAAACAATCAAACAGGGATGGCTTTTTTATATACTTTTTTAAGTATAACAATTGGCTTTGGTATGACTTACTTCGGAATTTATCTTATGAAAAGCTAA
- a CDS encoding CrcB family protein — translation MKSILYIGLGGGIGSILRYLASLFLNRFITNGFPIGTFIINSIGCLLIGLFWAILKNNRMTRVNSGIF, via the coding sequence CTGAAATCAATATTATATATAGGATTAGGAGGAGGTATAGGTAGTATTTTACGCTATCTAGCCTCTCTTTTTTTAAATCGTTTTATAACGAATGGCTTTCCTATTGGTACATTTATTATTAATAGTATAGGCTGTCTTTTAATAGGTCTTTTTTGGGCTATTTTGAAAAACAATCGTATGACACGAGTGAATTCAGGTATTTTTTAA
- a CDS encoding DUF4834 family protein, whose product MQEASIPGLFKTIIYILGFYYLIKILSRVFLPIIMRKVMNKAQENFNRQYQQGNFDESTQTNSYGQARPTKDFKKPTKQVGEYVDYEEVND is encoded by the coding sequence ATGCAAGAAGCTTCTATACCTGGTTTATTTAAAACTATCATCTACATTTTAGGTTTTTATTATTTAATAAAAATTTTAAGCCGAGTTTTTTTACCTATTATTATGAGAAAGGTAATGAATAAAGCACAAGAAAATTTTAATCGTCAATATCAACAAGGTAACTTTGATGAATCTACACAAACTAATTCTTACGGACAAGCAAGACCTACTAAGGACTTTAAAAAACCAACGAAACAAGTTGGTGAATATGTGGATTATGAAGAGGTGAATGACTAA
- a CDS encoding transporter yields MEQIKYLVIALSLVAFNQLTAQYTDEINTNRPGNSAGAFSVGKNVLQIEGGLYYLSESHSVLNYTANGYGADLTTRYGLLKEQLELSLDLQFQMDQYTDGIFSKNRSGLRQTTLGAKYLFYDPFKKGEKKPNIYSWRANHKYDWKRLIPAVSGYLGVNYTMNNDYVIPDELIFSPKAMLITQHHLDRRWVVVTNFFADKIISKTFNYGYVVTVTYGINEKWSAMLENKGIKGKYYSDGIFTVGATYLLNKNLQLDASISKNIKSSPDLLYGGLGVSWRLDKKHQDPKIKEGKEVKEVKDIKKEERKKSKTSILSEEELDKAAEKAEKQRKKNDKNKIEEVKPVEEKKKRVDDLQESDN; encoded by the coding sequence ATGGAGCAAATCAAATATTTAGTAATAGCACTTTCTTTAGTTGCTTTTAATCAGCTTACTGCACAATATACAGATGAAATTAATACCAATAGACCAGGTAATTCAGCAGGTGCTTTTTCAGTAGGAAAAAATGTTTTGCAGATAGAAGGAGGTTTGTATTATCTTAGTGAGTCACATTCTGTATTAAATTATACTGCTAATGGTTACGGAGCTGATCTAACTACTCGTTATGGGCTTTTAAAAGAACAATTAGAACTATCTCTTGATTTACAATTTCAAATGGATCAGTACACGGATGGGATATTTAGTAAAAATAGAAGTGGTTTACGTCAAACTACCTTAGGAGCAAAATATCTTTTTTATGATCCATTTAAGAAAGGTGAAAAGAAGCCTAATATTTATAGTTGGAGAGCTAATCATAAATATGATTGGAAACGATTAATTCCCGCTGTATCAGGATATCTCGGAGTTAATTATACGATGAATAATGATTATGTTATACCAGATGAATTAATTTTTTCACCTAAAGCAATGTTAATTACACAGCATCATCTAGATAGGAGATGGGTAGTGGTAACTAATTTCTTTGCTGATAAAATTATTTCGAAAACATTTAATTATGGATATGTAGTAACTGTAACTTATGGGATTAATGAAAAATGGTCTGCAATGCTAGAAAATAAAGGAATAAAAGGAAAATATTATTCAGACGGTATTTTTACAGTAGGAGCGACTTATTTATTAAATAAAAATCTTCAATTAGATGCGTCTATTAGCAAAAATATAAAATCCTCACCTGATTTGTTGTATGGTGGTTTAGGTGTTTCATGGAGATTAGATAAAAAACATCAAGATCCTAAAATAAAGGAAGGAAAAGAAGTTAAGGAAGTTAAAGATATTAAAAAAGAAGAAAGAAAAAAATCAAAAACAAGTATTTTATCAGAAGAAGAATTAGATAAAGCAGCTGAAAAAGCTGAAAAACAAAGAAAAAAGAATGATAAAAATAAAATAGAAGAAGTAAAGCCTGTAGAAGAAAAGAAAAAACGAGTTGACGATTTACAAGAATCGGATAATTAA
- a CDS encoding branched-chain amino acid aminotransferase → MSLETISNIEIIRSASSRINQIDFDNLTFGSVFTDHMLVCDYKNGAWEKPVIKPYEPFTLDPSAKVFHYGQAIFEGMKAYKAEDNSIWLFRPHENHMRMNKSAVRMCMPEIPESIFVDALKELLKIDEAWIEKGIGNTLYIRPFMIAIGSGVIAQPSSQYRFCIILSPARAYYSGDVKVMIADYYSRAANGGIGAAKAAGNYSGQFYPTKLANEAGFQQIIWTDDATHTQLEECGTMNVFFRINDTLFTAPTSDRILDGVTRKTLITLAESEGIEVAIRSILVSELIEAAKQGSLLEIFGAGTAAVVSPIKGFQYKEEYYELPSIENSYAKKLKERLTFIQHKLTDDPFEWTVKI, encoded by the coding sequence GCTTCTTCCAGAATTAATCAAATAGATTTTGATAATTTAACTTTTGGTAGTGTATTTACAGACCATATGCTTGTTTGTGATTATAAAAATGGTGCTTGGGAAAAACCAGTTATTAAACCTTATGAACCCTTTACTTTAGACCCTTCGGCAAAAGTTTTCCACTATGGACAAGCTATATTTGAAGGTATGAAGGCCTATAAAGCGGAAGATAATTCAATTTGGTTATTCCGTCCTCATGAAAATCATATGCGTATGAATAAATCAGCCGTACGTATGTGTATGCCTGAAATTCCAGAATCTATTTTTGTGGATGCTTTAAAAGAATTATTAAAAATTGATGAAGCTTGGATTGAAAAAGGAATAGGTAATACTCTTTATATCAGACCTTTTATGATAGCTATAGGTAGTGGTGTAATAGCACAACCTTCTTCACAATATCGTTTCTGTATTATTTTATCTCCAGCTAGAGCTTATTATTCAGGCGATGTAAAAGTAATGATTGCCGATTATTATAGTAGAGCTGCTAATGGAGGAATAGGTGCTGCAAAAGCTGCTGGAAATTACTCTGGACAATTTTACCCCACTAAACTTGCAAACGAAGCTGGTTTTCAACAAATAATCTGGACAGATGATGCTACCCATACGCAACTTGAAGAATGTGGCACAATGAATGTGTTTTTTAGAATTAATGACACATTATTTACCGCACCAACTAGCGATCGTATTTTAGATGGAGTAACACGTAAAACCTTAATTACTTTAGCTGAAAGCGAAGGCATAGAAGTAGCCATACGTTCTATACTTGTTTCTGAATTAATTGAGGCTGCAAAACAAGGTAGTTTACTTGAAATATTTGGAGCTGGTACCGCAGCTGTTGTAAGTCCCATAAAAGGTTTTCAATATAAAGAGGAATATTATGAACTTCCTAGCATTGAAAATTCATATGCAAAAAAATTAAAAGAAAGGTTAACGTTTATTCAACATAAATTAACAGATGATCCTTTTGAATGGACTGTTAAAATATAA